A genomic region of Oscillospiraceae bacterium contains the following coding sequences:
- a CDS encoding restriction endonuclease subunit S has product MLNLNDREWKVFKISSLFKIVSGRDTILDNNTGNMPYVNSSGVNNGITQFVNEFRVIVENCITIARTGTVGATFYQKGKVAISGNIRALIPVGFVLNQDIALFLIQTIKNTTSGRFSYGKILGTERITNLKILLPITDDGQPDYAFMEQYIREREDKLKQKYRDFVNAQLETPPIPLAEKTWGVFYLKDLFDIIQRGKRLVREHQQAGTMPYVSSTAMNNGIDGFISTERTTREFSNCLTIANSGSVGSSFYQPSKFIASDHITHLKNDSYTMYVYLFIATMTKRMSEKYNFNREINDYRISKEKILLPTTDEGSPDYEYMEQYIKAVMFGKYKKYLEYQKCPLL; this is encoded by the coding sequence ATGCTAAATCTTAACGACAGAGAATGGAAAGTATTTAAAATTTCTTCTTTATTCAAAATAGTATCGGGCAGAGATACGATTTTAGATAACAACACAGGGAATATGCCATATGTTAATTCTTCTGGTGTAAACAATGGTATAACTCAATTTGTAAATGAGTTTAGGGTGATTGTAGAAAATTGTATTACAATCGCAAGAACAGGAACAGTTGGTGCAACATTTTATCAAAAAGGCAAAGTCGCTATTTCTGGTAATATAAGAGCCTTAATCCCTGTTGGATTTGTCTTAAATCAAGATATTGCATTGTTTTTAATACAAACGATAAAAAATACAACAAGTGGAAGATTTAGCTATGGAAAAATTTTAGGAACAGAAAGAATAACAAATCTTAAGATTTTACTCCCAATTACCGATGACGGACAGCCCGACTATGCTTTTATGGAGCAGTATATCAGGGAGCGAGAGGACAAGCTCAAACAGAAATACAGAGATTTTGTCAATGCTCAACTTGAAACGCCACCGATACCGCTTGCGGAAAAGACATGGGGCGTGTTCTATCTCAAAGACCTATTTGACATCATACAAAGGGGCAAGCGACTTGTTAGAGAGCATCAGCAAGCAGGCACAATGCCCTATGTATCATCGACAGCAATGAATAATGGTATTGACGGCTTTATCAGTACGGAACGCACGACAAGGGAGTTTTCAAACTGTTTGACGATAGCAAACAGCGGAAGTGTCGGCAGTAGCTTTTATCAGCCGTCAAAGTTTATAGCATCAGACCACATAACCCACTTGAAGAACGACAGCTACACAATGTATGTCTATTTGTTCATCGCTACAATGACAAAGCGAATGAGTGAGAAATATAACTTTAACCGAGAGATTAACGACTACCGAATATCAAAAGAGAAGATACTGCTACCCACAACCGACGAGGGCAGCCCTGACTACGAGTATATGGAGCAGTACATCAAAGCCGTTATGTTCGGGAAGTACAAAAAATATCTTGAATATCAAAAATGTCCGCTACTTTAA
- a CDS encoding four helix bundle protein, which yields MADSILRDKAKQFAKDIVFLCREIKSSHKEAVLVNQLLRSATSIGANLHEAQYAQSKNDFISKLEIAQKECYETEYWLELLYETDCIEKEKYKKIQNECGAIRRMLISSLKTVKSK from the coding sequence ATGGCGGATAGTATTTTAAGAGATAAAGCAAAGCAATTTGCAAAGGATATTGTTTTCTTGTGTAGAGAAATTAAATCGAGTCATAAAGAAGCGGTGTTGGTAAATCAACTGCTTCGTTCTGCAACCTCAATAGGTGCAAATCTTCACGAAGCACAATATGCTCAAAGCAAGAATGATTTTATATCAAAGCTTGAAATAGCACAAAAAGAATGCTATGAAACAGAGTATTGGTTGGAATTACTATATGAAACAGATTGTATCGAAAAAGAGAAATATAAGAAAATACAAAATGAATGTGGTGCCATTCGCAGAATGTTAATTTCTTCACTAAAAACAGTTAAATCAAAATAA
- a CDS encoding ATP-binding protein, whose amino-acid sequence MIIIITGASHTGKTLLAQNLLEKYGYPYLSIDHLKMGLIRSGNTKLTPLSDDKELTEYLWPIVREIIKTAIENNQNLIVEGCYVPCNWKNDFDSGYLENIRYYCLVMSERYIKNHFDDIKKHACAIEKRICDDELTPEGVAEDNAYFLRNAKEYKLNYVLIDDEYEINIEL is encoded by the coding sequence ATGATAATCATTATAACGGGCGCCTCCCACACGGGAAAAACACTTCTTGCGCAAAACCTACTTGAAAAATACGGATATCCTTACCTGTCAATCGATCATTTGAAAATGGGTCTTATACGAAGCGGTAATACAAAGCTTACTCCTTTAAGCGATGACAAGGAACTGACAGAGTATTTATGGCCCATAGTCCGTGAGATTATAAAAACCGCCATCGAAAACAATCAGAATCTTATTGTGGAGGGGTGCTATGTCCCTTGCAACTGGAAAAATGATTTTGACAGCGGATATCTTGAAAATATAAGGTACTACTGCCTTGTAATGAGCGAGAGATACATAAAAAATCATTTTGATGATATAAAAAAGCATGCCTGTGCCATCGAAAAGCGTATTTGTGATGATGAGCTTACGCCGGAGGGTGTTGCGGAGGATAACGCGTATTTTCTGAGAAATGCAAAGGAATACAAGCTTAATTATGTGCTTATTGATGATGAATACGAAATAAATATCGAACTGTAA
- a CDS encoding sugar phosphate isomerase/epimerase: protein MFMELGIFYCQLLSAEKEQGVKYEDAIAKAQSLGITAIDLDVTYIYQTVPEVLKEHLAQYGMHVSSVHSAAQCSVSPDGCIHFGLERMKEDIRRAKRVGSPRFMAVPQLPDDYKPENRKLYVDGFRKLFKKLAVYGKEIGVQVTVEDFSTTSVPYASFEDLDWLMDNIPELMFTFDSGNFHLAGFDEMKALEKYTDRTVYLHLKGILKVDYETDILRDGHYFEIMDLGTGVVDNKAIYDHFRSVGYDGVIIMECNFSDQYNRTLKSVDFMNSIMKK, encoded by the coding sequence ATGTTTATGGAACTTGGTATTTTTTACTGTCAGCTTCTTTCGGCTGAAAAAGAACAGGGCGTAAAATACGAGGATGCAATAGCAAAAGCTCAGTCGCTGGGCATTACGGCTATTGATTTGGATGTAACCTATATTTATCAGACCGTACCCGAAGTGCTCAAGGAGCATCTTGCGCAATACGGAATGCATGTTTCTTCAGTTCACTCCGCAGCTCAGTGCAGTGTTTCTCCCGACGGCTGTATACATTTCGGTCTGGAGCGTATGAAGGAGGATATCCGCCGTGCAAAGCGTGTGGGAAGCCCGAGATTCATGGCTGTTCCTCAGCTCCCGGACGACTACAAGCCCGAAAACAGAAAGCTGTATGTTGACGGCTTCCGCAAGCTCTTCAAAAAACTGGCTGTGTACGGAAAAGAAATCGGCGTTCAGGTAACGGTTGAGGATTTCTCCACCACCTCTGTGCCTTACGCTTCCTTTGAAGACCTTGACTGGCTGATGGACAATATACCCGAGCTTATGTTCACCTTCGATTCAGGTAACTTCCATCTTGCCGGATTCGATGAAATGAAGGCTCTTGAAAAATACACCGACAGAACCGTTTATCTGCACCTCAAGGGCATTCTTAAGGTTGATTACGAAACCGATATTCTGCGCGACGGCCATTATTTTGAGATAATGGACCTTGGTACGGGCGTTGTTGACAACAAAGCAATTTACGACCACTTCAGAAGTGTTGGCTATGACGGCGTAATCATTATGGAGTGCAATTTCAGCGACCAGTACAACCGCACACTCAAATCGGTTGACTTCATGAACAGCATAATGAAAAAATAA
- a CDS encoding insulinase family protein yields the protein MEVFALIKENIFDRISLNISKTDKFKTNFLSLFFSVPLKEETAAEYALLPKVLTRGSNKFPDMRAINRHLDRLYGGHISTTVFKRGERQIIGIFASCLCNEYAFEKTDILKELIKTAGELFFNPKTENGGFTASYVESEKKNQIDFIMAQKNNKNQYALRRCQQEMCADEAYGLSEYGTAEQVSAITPVSLYKAYKRFIAQANIDVFFVGKCDENTLKSDITEMLSGVERADAEEFKPNIIKTVGEVKNIEEEMNINQGKLTLGFRSGMSIYDENYLSFSLFNEIFGGSPSSKLFMNVREKLSLCYYCTAVPEAHKGLLFVASGIEVENKKKAQDEILAQLNDIKNGKISDAEFDSAVKSLINGYSELNDDPQSLSLWYYGRMLAGISETPEAVCQKITNLTKEDVINAARGVVLDTVYFLKGANQ from the coding sequence ATGGAGGTATTTGCCTTGATAAAAGAAAATATTTTCGACAGAATAAGTCTCAACATATCAAAAACAGATAAATTCAAAACGAATTTTCTTTCTCTGTTCTTTTCGGTACCGCTGAAAGAAGAAACCGCGGCAGAATATGCACTTCTTCCCAAGGTACTCACCAGAGGAAGCAATAAATTCCCTGACATGCGCGCTATAAACAGACACCTCGACCGTCTTTACGGCGGCCATATATCCACAACGGTATTCAAGCGCGGAGAAAGACAGATAATCGGTATTTTCGCAAGCTGTCTTTGTAATGAATATGCATTTGAAAAGACAGATATTCTCAAAGAGCTGATAAAAACCGCAGGTGAGCTGTTTTTCAACCCCAAAACCGAAAACGGCGGCTTTACCGCTTCCTACGTAGAAAGCGAAAAGAAGAATCAGATTGATTTCATAATGGCTCAAAAGAACAATAAAAACCAGTATGCCCTCAGACGCTGTCAGCAGGAAATGTGTGCCGACGAGGCTTACGGATTAAGCGAGTACGGTACTGCAGAGCAGGTGTCGGCCATAACACCGGTTTCCCTTTATAAAGCCTACAAGCGTTTTATCGCTCAGGCAAATATTGACGTGTTCTTTGTGGGAAAATGCGACGAAAACACGCTTAAAAGCGATATTACCGAAATGCTGTCAGGCGTGGAGCGAGCCGATGCTGAGGAATTCAAGCCCAACATTATAAAAACCGTAGGCGAAGTAAAGAATATTGAAGAAGAAATGAACATAAATCAGGGCAAGCTCACGTTGGGCTTCCGCTCGGGAATGTCCATTTACGACGAAAATTACCTTTCGTTTTCGCTGTTCAATGAAATTTTCGGCGGTTCACCCTCCAGCAAGCTGTTCATGAATGTGCGTGAAAAGCTTTCGCTGTGCTACTATTGTACCGCAGTGCCGGAAGCGCACAAGGGACTTTTGTTTGTTGCCAGCGGAATAGAGGTTGAAAACAAAAAGAAAGCACAGGACGAAATCCTCGCTCAGCTTAATGATATCAAAAACGGAAAAATCAGCGATGCCGAATTTGACAGTGCGGTCAAATCACTGATAAACGGCTACTCCGAGCTTAACGATGACCCTCAGAGCCTTTCATTGTGGTATTACGGACGTATGCTGGCAGGAATCAGCGAAACACCCGAGGCGGTATGCCAAAAAATCACAAATCTCACCAAAGAGGATGTTATAAATGCCGCACGCGGTGTGGTTCTTGACACGGTATACTTCCTGAAAGGAGCAAACCAATGA
- a CDS encoding insulinase family protein, giving the protein MSYVLNENKHINEKYYYFKHKSGLDVYVIPKELGTYYALFGTKYGSIDRTFKRDCDKDFITVPDGIAHFLEHKLFENEDGVDTFARYAQYGASANAYTSSDKTAYLFSCTENFDESLEILLDFVSHPYFTEQTVEKEQGIIAQEIRMYEDNPGWRVYFNLLRALYNKHTVRIDTAGTVESIREITPEILYNCYNTFYNPGNMVLCVSGKVTPEQVEKICDKVLKPGETVGISRRYEEEAPEICEKIKTEKLEVAFPLFSIGIKDNDVPSQGEALMKKQAEHEIIMEKLFSKSGDFYNRLYEEGLINNKFSSGYERGISFAFSDISGESRDPERLMLEVEKELEKYASDFDTLFTDEDFDIVKRVVYSKNVQDWGSTEEIANTFMDFKFMGGDMLKYPNIIALLTKEDVKKRFLSTYKSEFCAMSVIMPR; this is encoded by the coding sequence ATGAGTTACGTTCTTAACGAAAACAAGCATATAAACGAAAAATATTACTATTTCAAGCATAAAAGCGGACTTGATGTTTATGTGATTCCCAAAGAACTCGGCACATATTACGCACTGTTCGGAACAAAATACGGCTCTATCGACCGTACCTTCAAGCGTGACTGCGATAAAGATTTCATCACCGTTCCCGACGGTATTGCCCATTTTCTGGAGCACAAGCTTTTTGAAAACGAGGACGGCGTAGACACATTTGCACGTTATGCTCAATACGGTGCAAGTGCCAACGCCTACACCTCCTCTGACAAAACCGCTTATCTTTTCTCCTGTACCGAGAATTTTGACGAGTCCCTGGAAATTCTTCTGGATTTTGTGTCCCATCCCTACTTCACCGAACAAACAGTGGAAAAAGAACAGGGTATTATAGCCCAGGAAATAAGAATGTATGAGGACAACCCCGGTTGGAGAGTGTACTTTAATCTTCTTCGCGCGCTTTACAACAAGCACACCGTGCGAATCGATACGGCAGGAACGGTTGAATCCATCCGCGAAATAACCCCCGAAATACTTTATAACTGCTACAACACCTTCTACAACCCGGGTAACATGGTGCTGTGCGTCAGCGGAAAGGTTACTCCCGAGCAGGTTGAAAAAATTTGCGACAAGGTACTGAAACCGGGTGAGACAGTCGGTATCAGCCGTCGTTACGAAGAGGAAGCGCCCGAAATCTGTGAAAAAATCAAAACCGAAAAGCTTGAAGTAGCTTTCCCTCTGTTTTCTATCGGCATAAAAGACAATGACGTTCCCTCACAGGGAGAAGCATTGATGAAAAAGCAGGCAGAGCACGAAATAATAATGGAAAAGCTTTTCTCAAAATCAGGTGATTTTTATAACCGCCTTTACGAAGAAGGGCTTATCAACAACAAGTTCTCCTCCGGCTACGAGCGCGGCATATCCTTTGCTTTTTCGGACATTTCCGGCGAAAGCCGCGACCCCGAAAGACTTATGCTGGAAGTAGAAAAGGAGCTTGAAAAATATGCCTCCGATTTTGACACGCTTTTCACCGACGAGGATTTTGACATTGTCAAGCGTGTGGTCTACTCCAAAAACGTTCAGGACTGGGGCTCGACCGAGGAAATTGCCAACACCTTTATGGATTTTAAATTCATGGGCGGAGATATGCTTAAGTACCCCAATATTATAGCTTTGCTTACCAAGGAGGATGTGAAAAAACGCTTTCTTTCCACCTACAAAAGTGAGTTCTGCGCCATGAGCGTGATAATGCCGAGGTGA
- the lgt gene encoding prolipoprotein diacylglyceryl transferase has translation METMIGFPGLGIKDFHVNPIAFDGAEIGMPWLKIAWYGVIIAFGMILAYLYALRNMRIEGIKDDHFLDIIIFTVPMGIISARIFYVLFSLNDYHSFYEMIAIWNGGISILGAVIGGALTIVAVTKFKRISTFKALDAIAPAVMIGQILGRWGNFMNAEVYGNETTLPWRMRITSAQGTIEVHPLFLYESLWNLAGLIIIHLIYKKKTFDGQIFLCYVFWYGLIRSLLELMRNDEFILKTSGGLPASFIVSVAACVTALIVLITKTILTKNKKEKKI, from the coding sequence ATGGAAACAATGATAGGTTTCCCCGGGCTGGGGATAAAGGATTTCCATGTCAACCCAATCGCCTTTGACGGTGCAGAAATAGGCATGCCGTGGCTGAAAATTGCCTGGTACGGCGTAATTATCGCCTTCGGCATGATACTGGCTTACCTTTACGCCCTGAGAAACATGCGAATTGAGGGTATAAAGGATGACCATTTCCTGGATATAATTATTTTCACCGTTCCCATGGGCATTATTTCGGCGCGCATATTCTATGTACTGTTCAGCCTTAATGATTATCACAGCTTTTACGAAATGATTGCAATATGGAACGGCGGAATTTCCATACTGGGAGCGGTTATAGGCGGTGCTCTTACCATAGTTGCCGTTACAAAATTCAAGAGAATATCCACCTTCAAGGCGTTGGACGCCATTGCTCCTGCAGTAATGATAGGTCAGATACTCGGACGCTGGGGCAATTTCATGAATGCAGAGGTTTACGGCAACGAAACCACACTCCCCTGGCGTATGAGGATAACAAGTGCGCAGGGAACAATCGAGGTTCACCCACTGTTTTTATATGAATCCCTGTGGAATCTGGCAGGACTTATCATAATACACCTTATTTACAAAAAGAAAACCTTTGACGGTCAGATTTTTTTGTGCTATGTATTCTGGTACGGGCTTATCAGGAGTCTGCTGGAGCTTATGCGTAACGACGAATTCATACTCAAAACCTCGGGCGGACTTCCCGCATCATTCATAGTAAGCGTTGCCGCCTGCGTGACGGCACTTATCGTACTTATAACAAAAACTATTCTTACCAAAAACAAAAAGGAGAAAAAAATATGA
- the folD gene encoding bifunctional methylenetetrahydrofolate dehydrogenase/methenyltetrahydrofolate cyclohydrolase FolD produces the protein MTVIDGKAVSASLRAQIREEAEKLPEKPGLAVILVGDDPASQTYVKNKKKACDEVGFYSEEYRLPAETTQDELLELINKLNNDEKINGILVQLPVPKHIDDVAVIQAIAPEKDVDAFGYENVGRIMIGNFDFVPCTPAGVMQLLKAYNIDVNGKNAVVVGRSNIVGKPQAMLLLHENATVTIAHSRTKNLAEVTKNADILVSAIGKAKFITADMVKDGAVVIDVGINRDENGKLCGDVDFDNVKDKTSFITPVPGGVGPMTITMLMKNTLESKKKALKK, from the coding sequence ATGACTGTTATAGACGGAAAAGCAGTATCCGCCTCCCTGCGAGCGCAAATACGTGAAGAAGCGGAAAAGCTACCCGAAAAGCCGGGGCTGGCTGTTATACTGGTGGGAGACGACCCCGCCTCTCAGACCTATGTAAAGAACAAGAAAAAAGCTTGCGACGAGGTGGGCTTTTATTCCGAGGAATACCGTCTGCCCGCCGAAACCACTCAGGACGAGCTTTTAGAGCTTATAAATAAACTCAACAACGACGAAAAAATCAACGGCATTCTTGTTCAGCTTCCCGTTCCCAAGCACATTGACGATGTCGCCGTAATACAGGCTATTGCTCCCGAAAAGGACGTTGACGCTTTCGGATACGAAAACGTCGGCAGAATAATGATAGGCAATTTTGATTTCGTACCCTGCACACCGGCAGGCGTCATGCAACTGCTGAAAGCATACAACATTGATGTGAACGGCAAAAATGCGGTGGTTGTGGGACGAAGCAATATCGTCGGAAAGCCTCAGGCGATGCTGTTATTACATGAAAATGCCACTGTCACAATCGCACATTCCAGAACCAAAAATCTGGCAGAGGTAACAAAAAACGCCGACATTCTTGTCAGCGCCATAGGAAAAGCCAAGTTTATAACAGCCGATATGGTAAAAGATGGCGCAGTGGTTATAGATGTAGGCATAAACCGTGACGAAAACGGCAAGCTGTGCGGTGATGTGGACTTTGATAATGTGAAGGACAAAACCTCCTTTATAACTCCCGTTCCCGGTGGTGTGGGTCCCATGACCATAACAATGCTTATGAAAAACACTCTGGAAAGCAAGAAGAAAGCACTTAAAAAATAA
- a CDS encoding exo-alpha-sialidase, with protein sequence MKPTILKHGTIYQSDHVFGYAGWPTLTKLKDGTLVCVYSGDRLAHVCPFGRVLMSKSFNGGESWSAPMTVMNTALDDRDGGIAVFGENRDKVIVTSFTNTIKMQIEYATTPDHPHHQYAGQEPNPGLTVAYFDKMEKAGVAEIREKEALGSTYVISFDNCNSFTDFTLLPITAPHGPCVLNDGSLFYVGRNFSSEKGEDAIYGKYHALKKGIYYMTGKDGKTWTDAVEIPMVFTEQQKEWMFCEPYALQLSSGRILVHIRVHKFENGEQIGCGIYQCHSDNMGESWTQPKQIVDVGFPSHLTQLKNGWIICSYAIRFGEQKGERVIVSKDDGETWSEEFILRDDGVDGDLGYPSTVELDDGALLTAYYHKLQGRTKPGIYYTKWKLEY encoded by the coding sequence ATGAAACCGACTATTTTGAAGCATGGTACAATATACCAGTCCGATCATGTTTTCGGTTACGCAGGCTGGCCTACACTTACAAAACTTAAAGACGGGACACTTGTCTGCGTGTATTCCGGCGACAGACTTGCCCACGTTTGTCCTTTCGGGCGTGTACTGATGTCAAAATCCTTTAACGGCGGTGAGAGCTGGAGTGCGCCAATGACGGTTATGAACACCGCTCTGGACGACCGCGACGGCGGAATTGCAGTGTTTGGTGAGAACAGGGACAAAGTAATAGTCACAAGCTTTACCAATACCATAAAAATGCAGATTGAGTATGCCACCACACCCGACCATCCCCATCATCAATATGCGGGTCAGGAACCCAATCCCGGACTTACGGTAGCATATTTTGATAAAATGGAAAAGGCAGGAGTAGCCGAGATACGTGAAAAAGAGGCGCTGGGCAGTACATATGTCATAAGCTTCGACAATTGCAATTCATTTACGGATTTTACCCTTTTACCCATTACCGCTCCCCATGGTCCCTGCGTGCTTAATGACGGAAGTCTGTTCTATGTGGGCAGAAATTTCAGCAGTGAAAAAGGCGAAGATGCCATATACGGCAAGTATCACGCGCTGAAAAAAGGCATTTATTATATGACCGGCAAGGACGGAAAAACATGGACGGATGCGGTTGAAATACCTATGGTGTTTACCGAGCAACAAAAGGAATGGATGTTCTGCGAGCCTTACGCTTTACAGCTGTCAAGCGGCAGAATACTTGTGCACATACGTGTTCATAAATTTGAAAACGGCGAGCAAATCGGATGCGGAATTTACCAGTGCCACTCGGACAATATGGGTGAAAGCTGGACACAGCCCAAGCAGATAGTTGATGTGGGATTTCCGTCACATCTGACACAGCTTAAAAACGGGTGGATAATTTGTTCTTACGCTATTCGATTTGGAGAACAAAAGGGAGAAAGAGTAATTGTAAGCAAAGACGACGGCGAAACCTGGAGTGAGGAGTTCATTCTGCGTGACGACGGCGTTGACGGCGACCTCGGCTATCCCTCCACCGTAGAGCTGGACGACGGAGCTTTGCTTACTGCGTATTATCATAAATTACAAGGTCGTACAAAGCCTGGAATTTACTATACAAAATGGAAGCTTGAATACTAA